A genome region from Planktothrix sp. FACHB-1365 includes the following:
- the nadA gene encoding quinolinate synthase NadA, with protein sequence MFTSTLPRQNNSTVADLPTDLFAAIQVLKQELNAVILAHYYQDPDIQDIADYIGDSLGLSRQVAQTNADVIVFAGVHFMAETAKILNPDKLVLLPDLNAGCSLAESCLPDAFAKFKAQYPDHIVVSYINCTAEIKAMSDIICTSSNAVNIVRQIPEDQPIIFAPDRNLGRYVMAETGRDLVLWQGACLVHENFSEKKLVQLKIEHPEAEIIAHPECEPPILRHADYIGSTTALLNYAQKSPKSSFIVVTEPGIIHQMEKETPGKSFIPAPPMNSCSCNECPHMRLNTLEKLYLSMKNRSPEITLPEEIRIAALRPIQRMLEMSK encoded by the coding sequence GTGTTTACATCAACTCTTCCCCGACAAAATAATTCAACAGTTGCCGATTTACCGACGGATTTATTTGCAGCGATTCAAGTGTTAAAGCAAGAGTTGAATGCCGTTATTTTAGCGCATTATTATCAAGATCCTGATATTCAAGATATTGCTGATTATATTGGAGATTCTTTGGGGTTATCTCGTCAAGTTGCTCAAACCAATGCAGATGTGATTGTATTTGCAGGGGTTCATTTTATGGCAGAAACCGCCAAAATTTTGAATCCTGATAAATTAGTGTTGTTACCCGACTTAAATGCGGGCTGTTCTTTAGCTGAAAGTTGTCTACCGGATGCCTTTGCTAAATTTAAAGCTCAATATCCTGATCATATTGTGGTGTCTTATATTAACTGCACGGCTGAAATTAAAGCCATGAGTGATATTATTTGCACCAGTTCTAATGCGGTGAATATTGTGCGGCAAATTCCCGAAGATCAACCGATTATTTTTGCTCCAGATCGTAATTTAGGGCGATATGTAATGGCAGAAACCGGACGGGATTTGGTGTTATGGCAAGGGGCTTGTTTGGTGCATGAAAACTTCTCGGAGAAAAAGTTAGTTCAATTGAAAATAGAACATCCTGAAGCGGAAATTATTGCTCATCCTGAATGTGAACCGCCGATTTTACGTCATGCGGATTATATTGGCTCAACAACGGCCTTATTAAACTATGCTCAGAAAAGTCCTAAGTCGAGTTTTATTGTGGTAACGGAACCCGGAATTATTCATCAAATGGAGAAGGAAACCCCCGGTAAATCCTTTATTCCAGCCCCTCCAATGAATAGTTGTTCCTGTAATGAATGCCCCCACATGAGGTTAAATACGTTGGAAAAATTGTATTTATCCATGAAAAATCGTTCCCCTGAAATTACCCTTCCTGAAGAGATTCGCATTGCGGCTTTACGTCCGATTCAACGAATGTTAGAGATGAGTAAATAG